A region from the Pararge aegeria chromosome Z, ilParAegt1.1, whole genome shotgun sequence genome encodes:
- the LOC120636620 gene encoding tubulin polymerization-promoting protein homolog, producing the protein MGEEEPATLDGQFFEFAKMMDKKRDGTTITLYFSDFWFRQSKLLEDRKLTMTDTGIAFNKFSKTELDWDEWNEFLTDVCEMKELDEEKVRETLTNCGLPGQTPVVVPQFRDFFLTYKPKEKMLF; encoded by the exons ATGGGAGAGGAAGAGCCGGCGACACTAGATGgccaattttttgaatttgccAAGATGATGGATAAAAAGAGAGACGGAACAACGATCACTCTGTATTTCTCAGACTTTTGGTTCAGACAAAGCAAACTGTTGGAAGACAGAAAATTAACAATGACCGATACCGGCATCGCATTCAATAAATTCAG TAAAACAGAACTTGACTGGGACGAGTGGAATGAATTCCTAACAGATGTATGTGAAATGAAAGAACTGGACGAAGAAAAAGTTCGCGAGACTCTTACCAACTGCGGATTGCCAGGCCAGACTCCTGTGGTAGTGCCTCAGTTCAGAGACTTTTTCTTAACTTACAAACCAAAAGAGAAgatgcttttttaa
- the LOC120636038 gene encoding uncharacterized protein LOC120636038, which translates to MCRIHLTEILMVVQLILCSSLVLCKRTYIQDSGERDLEREYIRKIFGAITRSEENIPFNGRKHDRSNDNIRYFYKSLSNTVNVEQFKNWLRQEAAGYNEEAPAMDAKDELAALVEDELINALAKKSSAILDKPYVQKKGRNDFLVIRSDSSDPFVTVVPNDIYYNVEKKCVNWLDDCNQKGLRDRLLQKIHVPYK; encoded by the coding sequence ATGTGTCGTATTCATCTGACAGAAATATTAATGGTTGTACAACTAATACTCTGTAGTTCTTTAGTACTCTGTAAAAGAACTTACATTCAAGATTCAGGTGAAAGAGACTTAGAACGGGAATACATTCGGAAAATATTTGGAGCAATAACTCGATCTGAGGAGAATATACCATTCAATGGTAGAAAGCATGATAGGTCCAACGATAATattcgatatttttataaatccctgTCGAATACTGTAAATGTTGAACAATTTAAGAATTGGTTACGACAAGAAGCTGCAGGATATAATGAAGAAGCTCCTGCAATGGATGCGAAAGATGAATTAGCAGCTTTGGTAGAAGACGAACTCATAAACGCCTTGGCTAAAAAGTCCTCAGCTATACTAGACAAGCCGTACGTGCAAAAAAAGGGCAGAAACGACTTTTTAGTAATAAGATCAGACTCATCGGATCCCTTTGTGACTGTTGTACCAAACGATATTTACTATAATGTTGAAAAGAAATGTGTCAATTGGTTGGATGATTGCAACCAAAAAGGCCTTCGAGACCGGCTGTTACAAAAAATTCACGTGCcctataaataa